Within Actinoplanes sp. L3-i22, the genomic segment CAGCTGGAGCTCGGCGAGCTGCGGCACACCCCGATGGTGATGTTCCGGGAGGGGTACGACATCCGCGACGTCACCCTGCACGCCTGCGAGCGGGCCGGCTTCACCCCCAAGCTCGCGGTCGAGGGCGGCGAGATGGACGCGGTGCTCGCCTTCGTCGAGGCCGGGCTCGGGGTCGCGCTGGTGCCGAGCATGGTGCTGGCCAACCGGCCGCTGCTGCGGGCCACGCCGCTGGCCCCGCCCGGGATGCGCCGGACGATCGCGATGGCCCAGCGCCGGGCGGCGGTGCTGTCGCACGCGGCGGCCGCGCTGCGTGAGGTGGTGCTGGAGCACATCACCTCCGGCCGGCTCCCGTTCGGAGTACGCGCTCTCTGAGCCTCCGTCCACTTAGGGTAGTCAACTGCCCACCACTTGTTTACAGTCCAGGGTGTGTGGATTGGCGAGTTCCACGACCCGCGACTCGTCGAGGTCTACGACGCCGAGTGTCCCTGGGGCTGGGACGACGACTTCTTCATGGCCGTGCTCGCCGAGCGCTCCGCTCATCGGGTGATCGACCTGGGCTGTGGCACCGGCCGGCTGGCCATCGCGATGGCCGGGGCGGGACACGAGGTCACCGCCGTCGACCCGGCGCCCGCCGCGCTGGCCGCCGCCCGGCGCAAGCCCGGCGGCGCGGGCGTGCGATGGCTGCAGGGCTCGGCCGGGCAGTTGCCCGCGCGCTCCTTCGACGCCGCGTTCATGACCAGTCACGTCGCCCAGTCCTTCGTGGACGACGAGGAGTGGGACGGGGTGCTGCGCGGGCTCCGGCGGGCGCTGCTCCCGGAGGGGCGCCTCGTCTTCGACAGCGGTGACCCGGCCCGCGAGCCGTGGGAGCTGTGGAACCCGGAGGACTCCTGGCGCACCGTGGTGCTCGGCGACGGCCAGGTGGTGGAGGCGTGGAGCGAGTCGGAAGAGGTCG encodes:
- a CDS encoding class I SAM-dependent methyltransferase; the protein is MWIGEFHDPRLVEVYDAECPWGWDDDFFMAVLAERSAHRVIDLGCGTGRLAIAMAGAGHEVTAVDPAPAALAAARRKPGGAGVRWLQGSAGQLPARSFDAAFMTSHVAQSFVDDEEWDGVLRGLRRALLPEGRLVFDSGDPAREPWELWNPEDSWRTVVLGDGQVVEAWSESEEVAPNVWHVTERYRFDDGRDLANSATLRFRTEPELRDSLREAGFRVDRIYGGWGREPVGLSGDGEFIVIAIATPRLMS